The DNA window GGAAAAGTTGATAAATCGGATTATGCAGATAATGCGGGAACGGTTAATGGGTTTACCATTGAAAAGTCTGTGCCTTCAGATGCAGTTTTTACAGATACTAAGTATTCTGTCGCAACTACAAGTTCAAATGGATTATTGTCAAGTGCCGATAAACAAAAAATAGATAGATTAAATTTGGACACTTCTAAAAATTTAACTGTAGCAAACGCTACGGCTTCATATTTTAAAACAGATACCAAACCCGGTGGATTGATAAGTTCTGATGGGCTTAGATTAATAACTCGTACATCGGCAGGAAATGTTGCTGTAGGTCAGGATGGGTTAAGCGGTGGGACTCATGCCGTAAGTTTATATGCGGGAGGAAAAATCAATCTTTGTATCAATAATTCCGGATCAGCCGCAAATGCCAGCAATATTGAATATGTTTATGCTGACAGTAAATATCTTTTCCGTAACAGAGCAAATGGGACTTGCTATTTAGGTTCGGCTTCTTATAGATGGAATACCATTTATTCAAAAACCGGTTCTGTTTCCACATCTGATAAAAGAAAGAAATATGATATAAACTCAATAATTAAGGATGAGAAAATAGAAAAATTCTTTGAAGGTTTAAGACCTGTTTCTTATAGATCTGTTGAAGGGGACGGTCATAGAACTCATTATGGGTTTATTGCTCAAGAAATTGAAGAAAACATCGAAAATGCGGGACTTAAATATAGTGATTTTGCTCCTATAGTAAAAACTCCTGTAGATAAGGATGGAGAAGAACTTGATTATTATAATGAGTCTGACAGAGAAAAAATCGTTGATTATGAATATGGACTTAGATATGAAGAATTCATTTCAATAAATACAATGATGATACAAAAGCTTATGAATGAAGTAAAAGAACTCAAAGAAGAAATAAAAGAGCTTAAAAATAATAAATAGATAAAAATAAAAAAGAGAGGAGCATTTCTCCTCTCTTTTTATTTTTATACCTTCACGGCATTACTGCTTTTCCTTATATAATTTAGAGTATATATCGTTACCGCAGTTCCTGAGATAAGAACAAAGAGGTAGAAGTTTATCCCTCGTGTAAGAAGCATTCCAGAGCTTACAAGCCCTATAGGATAGAAGAACTTAAACAGTGTCAGAAATCCTCCTTCACTTGCTCCTATACCTCCAGGTAGAGGGAGTGCCGCAACGGAAGAATATAGTACCGACTGTATAGTTATTATTTCTATTATATTGTAAGTATCAAGCCCGAATGACTTATATACAA is part of the Anaerofustis stercorihominis DSM 17244 genome and encodes:
- a CDS encoding tail fiber domain-containing protein, which codes for MEEKNNDVMSATEIFMLKSLYDMNDNNIVDNAEKVNGHTVEVNVPEDAVFTDTKYDIATESISGLMSSTDKAKLNGISERATKVDVIDNITSTSFEDALSAKQGKLLNDRVSNLETLPKGDMFKSIYDANNNGIVDLAENAQKINGFTVEKAVPSDAKFTDTTYEKSSSVIDGLMSKEDKVKLDGISENANSISIADNLISSSADEALSAKQGKLLNDRLTDVEAASCGDMFKSVYDTNDDGKVDKSDYADNAGTVNGFTIEKSVPSDAVFTDTKYSVATTSSNGLLSSADKQKIDRLNLDTSKNLTVANATASYFKTDTKPGGLISSDGLRLITRTSAGNVAVGQDGLSGGTHAVSLYAGGKINLCINNSGSAANASNIEYVYADSKYLFRNRANGTCYLGSASYRWNTIYSKTGSVSTSDKRKKYDINSIIKDEKIEKFFEGLRPVSYRSVEGDGHRTHYGFIAQEIEENIENAGLKYSDFAPIVKTPVDKDGEELDYYNESDREKIVDYEYGLRYEEFISINTMMIQKLMNEVKELKEEIKELKNNK